In one Cupriavidus malaysiensis genomic region, the following are encoded:
- a CDS encoding LEM-3-like GIY-YIG domain-containing protein produces MGFHYHLESMSFSAKAATHLGYYVYALVDPRDNQIFYVGKASANNRAFDHLKARKEEGEKQRRIAAIRDEDLEPEVQILRYGLKSEQACLDVEAPIIDTIGLENLTNKVRGHGIERGRQTAKEIERLHGSADVELSTYQGALMLFFINRTYSPTKTEQEIYDCTRQYWHRVAKKTRKPGADGKLRYPTALAVVDSVVVRAYSIAAWFPAGATFTSRGIFSPSDRWEFVGQLLTDHPLAGRRLKRKGKDILATQQGYRYVN; encoded by the coding sequence TTGGGATTCCACTACCATCTCGAATCAATGTCATTCTCAGCGAAAGCCGCAACACACCTCGGATACTACGTCTACGCGCTCGTCGATCCGAGGGACAACCAGATTTTCTACGTTGGCAAGGCAAGCGCGAACAATCGGGCCTTCGATCATCTCAAGGCTAGGAAGGAAGAAGGTGAAAAGCAGCGCCGAATAGCTGCGATACGCGACGAAGATCTGGAACCCGAGGTCCAGATCTTGCGATATGGGTTGAAGAGCGAGCAGGCTTGCCTCGACGTGGAAGCCCCAATCATCGATACCATCGGTCTGGAGAACCTCACCAACAAGGTGAGGGGGCATGGTATTGAGCGAGGTCGCCAAACGGCGAAGGAGATCGAGCGCCTCCATGGGTCCGCCGATGTCGAACTCAGCACCTACCAAGGAGCGCTCATGCTCTTCTTCATCAACAGGACTTACTCGCCGACAAAGACGGAGCAGGAGATTTACGACTGCACGCGCCAGTACTGGCACCGCGTTGCCAAAAAGACGCGTAAGCCAGGCGCCGATGGCAAGCTCCGGTATCCCACCGCCCTGGCCGTTGTCGATAGCGTGGTGGTGCGGGCCTACTCGATCGCTGCGTGGTTTCCAGCGGGAGCGACGTTCACCAGTCGCGGTATTTTTTCCCCCAGCGACCGCTGGGAGTTCGTAGGGCAACTGTTGACAGATCACCCGCTTGCCGGCCGGCGGCTCAAGAGGAAGGGGAAGGACATCCTCGCGACACAGCAGGGGTACCGCTACGTCAACTGA
- a CDS encoding energy transducer TonB: MRPLLFCSALGAALLSGCANQSPDDSVPSPRPQDIAGAHKLSEMAKHRTPRAEVLKSPQMRNWEAYAATVRERVRPFIVFEDPDAIPGNPSAIVSLLLGPDGMVVTAKLTRSSGVPAWDRAVLAAVERASPLPVLTTPQERRFTITFRPKETGD, encoded by the coding sequence ATGAGACCATTGTTGTTCTGCAGTGCACTCGGAGCAGCGCTCCTATCTGGCTGTGCCAACCAGTCGCCGGATGACTCCGTTCCTAGCCCGCGGCCGCAAGATATCGCGGGTGCGCACAAACTGAGCGAAATGGCCAAGCACAGAACTCCCCGGGCCGAGGTATTGAAGTCTCCGCAGATGAGGAATTGGGAGGCATACGCGGCCACTGTCCGCGAGCGTGTGCGGCCGTTCATTGTCTTCGAGGATCCGGACGCGATACCGGGCAACCCGAGTGCGATCGTGTCATTGCTGTTAGGGCCCGACGGCATGGTGGTAACGGCGAAGCTGACACGTAGCAGCGGGGTACCCGCATGGGACCGTGCGGTACTCGCAGCCGTCGAGCGCGCGTCGCCGCTACCAGTGCTGACCACACCGCAGGAACGGCGCTTCACGATCACCTTTCGGCCTAAGGAAACTGGCGACTGA
- a CDS encoding RES family NAD+ phosphorylase → MSTDGGKVDLKAFVGEADHTLLVAGGVPAWDSAVHAAVERAAPLLVLTTPQFGVQGYVYLCLPQRTRGCCGEMGGLNKVERKWIGMRRKLFEMVEAPVNAKAPYCRECTTDPFVKKLVDERLKGDACMGCGMGDKGTYDAIIVARAAAKEIIPKFFTRQIAGEEESGRLFKIEEVLSEVTGIVNGALCEAMAAEVHCMEVREMLYLPGSHYKKIQTNFDKAEDKRAFVLDRWQRISASILHGQRYYNDSATNFFERLFDEAQSALNHTLFGPKPSATSKRKAGLKLYRARRLESQADIDKISKSAEQELGAPPKRLAAQNRMNARGIPLFYAAEGQATCIAEVRPSIGDTVAVGLFETTRDIKFFDFRKFKHFRQEVKLSYWVEDYQERQICRALLFEISELIAQPVREGETGYITTQAMVEFIRHKLEDDFGGVIFKSVQDEVGVNYVIFSDKEDLAMLHDVNYEPTFPVMLCRKPTFFEINAVSYSSKKL, encoded by the coding sequence GTGAGCACAGATGGCGGTAAAGTGGATCTGAAAGCATTCGTGGGGGAGGCCGACCATACGCTGCTAGTGGCCGGCGGTGTACCCGCATGGGATAGCGCCGTACACGCGGCAGTAGAGCGCGCAGCGCCGCTACTAGTGTTGACAACACCGCAGTTCGGCGTACAGGGCTACGTTTACCTCTGCTTGCCGCAGCGAACGCGGGGGTGTTGCGGCGAAATGGGGGGCTTGAACAAAGTCGAGAGGAAGTGGATTGGAATGAGACGTAAGCTTTTTGAGATGGTAGAGGCACCGGTTAACGCCAAGGCACCTTATTGCCGCGAGTGCACGACGGACCCATTTGTTAAGAAACTGGTCGACGAGCGGTTGAAGGGCGATGCTTGCATGGGCTGCGGGATGGGTGACAAAGGCACTTATGACGCTATAATTGTTGCGCGCGCCGCCGCAAAGGAAATAATTCCAAAATTTTTCACTCGTCAAATCGCGGGTGAGGAAGAATCAGGTCGACTCTTCAAGATAGAGGAGGTGCTTTCGGAGGTGACCGGCATCGTGAACGGTGCACTTTGCGAGGCGATGGCTGCCGAGGTGCACTGTATGGAAGTGAGGGAGATGCTCTACTTGCCTGGAAGCCACTACAAGAAAATCCAAACTAATTTTGATAAAGCAGAGGATAAACGTGCATTCGTGCTTGACCGTTGGCAGCGTATCTCGGCAAGCATATTGCACGGCCAGCGGTATTATAATGATTCGGCGACTAATTTTTTTGAGCGCCTCTTCGATGAGGCTCAGAGTGCCCTGAATCACACACTCTTTGGTCCGAAACCATCGGCCACAAGTAAGAGGAAAGCCGGCCTAAAGTTGTACCGTGCGCGTCGGCTTGAAAGTCAGGCCGACATTGACAAGATCTCCAAATCGGCCGAGCAGGAGCTTGGGGCCCCGCCAAAGCGACTTGCTGCGCAGAATCGTATGAATGCGCGTGGAATCCCTTTGTTCTATGCCGCAGAAGGACAGGCAACGTGCATTGCGGAAGTGCGGCCGTCTATTGGTGACACTGTTGCTGTTGGCCTATTCGAGACAACGCGAGATATTAAATTCTTCGATTTTCGGAAATTCAAGCATTTTCGACAAGAAGTCAAGCTTAGCTACTGGGTGGAAGACTACCAAGAGCGACAGATCTGTCGAGCGCTATTATTCGAAATATCCGAACTCATAGCGCAGCCGGTACGTGAAGGGGAGACCGGTTACATCACGACGCAGGCGATGGTGGAGTTCATTCGCCATAAATTGGAAGACGATTTCGGGGGTGTCATATTCAAATCGGTTCAAGATGAGGTGGGTGTGAACTATGTCATATTTAGCGATAAAGAAGATTTGGCTATGCTTCATGATGTAAATTATGAACCGACTTTCCCTGTGATGCTGTGTCGGAAGCCGACGTTCTTTGAGATTAATGCGGTATCATATTCATCGAAGAAATTATAA
- a CDS encoding type II toxin-antitoxin system RelE family toxin encodes MSYSLQFNVAALKEWGKLDRPIREQFKKKLAERLEHPHVAASRLHGMTDCYKIKLQAAGYRLVYQVHDEHVVVVVIAVGKRDAGRVYAIALDRL; translated from the coding sequence ATGAGCTATAGCCTCCAATTCAATGTTGCCGCCCTCAAAGAATGGGGCAAGCTGGATCGGCCGATCCGCGAACAGTTCAAGAAAAAGCTTGCCGAGCGCCTGGAGCACCCGCACGTAGCCGCCTCGCGGCTGCATGGCATGACCGACTGCTACAAGATCAAGCTGCAAGCGGCTGGCTACCGGTTGGTCTACCAGGTTCATGATGAGCACGTTGTGGTCGTCGTGATCGCGGTCGGCAAGCGCGACGCGGGGCGCGTCTATGCGATCGCGCTGGATCGTCTCTGA
- a CDS encoding type II toxin-antitoxin system Phd/YefM family antitoxin encodes METILARASIGISELKVNPTATIEQADGPVAVLNRNKPVAYLIPASDWEAIHELLEDIELARIVREREGAPTVPVTLDEL; translated from the coding sequence ATGGAAACCATACTTGCCCGCGCCTCTATCGGCATCAGTGAACTCAAGGTGAACCCAACGGCCACCATCGAGCAAGCGGATGGTCCGGTGGCGGTACTCAACCGCAACAAGCCTGTCGCCTACCTGATTCCGGCCTCCGACTGGGAGGCCATCCACGAGCTGCTGGAGGATATCGAGCTCGCGCGGATCGTCAGAGAGCGCGAAGGGGCGCCTACCGTACCCGTCACGCTCGATGAGCTATAG
- a CDS encoding conjugal transfer protein TraG N-terminal domain-containing protein — protein sequence MRLARPARFALLLLLSFGATVAFGQQVVPDRIVTSSGSDFPVLYTIGDPQIMVSALNGVAMLFGGPGGVKNSFMGSGVAAMLVVGFTGMLMSSLFRVQLLLGQWMLMALLSFVMFYPTTTLRVVSYFDTNGSSVGVTTHAVDNVPIGLAYTAGIASLVGYNLTSGMETAFSSVNTGGYFQFGADGFVKPLKVILSLRNTYDCQGHQTSCQNMLYLARYCKQGFDNSLLRDFRQGRGLVGFLTANPRGTTFYDDGSGGTLMSCDQASNLMVRAMADYVDEASGGVTEAARSTPASLMTEFNSTAGFTDTTANPYGSTPYSVLQAFARDVAVATQSNANEFMVTAVFSQPMLAAIAAEKSPEAAVMYETIMREAREKARIDMAGEGSQFTGLLTSSLNLFMFIWILVTPVIALVAAAAGLSALKIYIGYLLLGFWTQTWMPMAAGISFYAQTSFFNLVTDTKNKGSLLSPLGMEQFYDQASNMLATAGTMMAASPLLSLAILSGSMFALTGLAQRATGSGGQYIDENKAAPSVGAATGGDAALASQQTTTGYPTVSGMSIPQMMSRYAAEGASGGYSTGTSAIIGPEGGHMAELSASNVANTNRGLANELSTTMSSRLAAATQSVSDVARSFGHAAGMAAVKSLSDRFSLDEGAQRQMRDAVESSVRESTGESGRSAVQGAVESNIAPGANRNRAGGGSASPVAAGARASTRVDGTKSGEDSKEQQSSVLQSEMGSREEGAQLSRAGATEEQARSSDEYRESQSFKEAQQHTQDYARARQAVDRATAAVTAGDSVGIGSKIGLGQLAQAMTGHGAVPAANFEAQAGPALRSVALAATGDPSKAEALTQQTLSKFRPDATGAAYARQVASMVNSPDPTTRSLGIAMAAIGAQVAMPGVATEAFLGGARTMAEMGRVGKELSVDMGKTMGAAQQAAPLQQAVPAQIGSIADRVDAGGARVAGAGAGVGSTVDSLGAQVEGRRGAATDAIRTVGAPVGEAAAQRRGEIEGGMAEMKKERQVATAASGMAAAAAAITSLLGSLPRGGGTVSSGGATGYRRPMGPGEVTDVILDPQLPHHPTRLPNESGSRPSLPPPGSPGSSGPAGGNAGGPGGAPSGPGGTGNGPGGPGGGAGGAGSSSGGPGAGQGDGGGQGGSRSGKGAGGRGGNRRAPRAGQAFSAVAEGVQQQYGLDVGVAGEAALGALERYMSGERATQALKHAGKDLAKLNLKSAAVSAVADGIRERLMPLLRERFGDQAARMVDDVTVSVLAGATTGGVYGAMAGALVGVAVAGRHVFPEEYARMENALGKENLEKMAGIGRFLGAEYAPTAAGASAAGQGAHTAASRTRPEAPLTREQLDQAGVARLTKADASVNPRTGERYVRLSPGQLRASTGEARGLAQRGMAALQANQLEGAGLLGLAGIRGGEADKVGFERAARYLPHITALEQEFRLPKASLAALVHQESKFNENARSRRGASGLGQIMPGTAPEIAAALGTTAEKVLTDPETNLRGSAWYLRRMLDQAGGDLPRAFANYNWGQGNVAEYYAKASGGQAAAMPYETYEYVHRLTALREVYGARN from the coding sequence ATGCGCCTCGCTCGACCTGCCCGCTTTGCTCTGTTGCTGCTCCTATCGTTCGGAGCTACCGTTGCCTTCGGCCAACAGGTGGTGCCAGATCGAATCGTGACGTCGTCTGGCTCGGATTTTCCAGTCCTTTACACGATTGGCGACCCGCAGATCATGGTGAGTGCGTTGAATGGCGTCGCCATGCTCTTCGGCGGGCCAGGCGGCGTCAAGAACAGCTTCATGGGGTCGGGCGTCGCCGCCATGCTGGTCGTCGGGTTCACAGGGATGCTGATGAGCTCGCTCTTCCGGGTGCAGCTGCTCCTGGGACAGTGGATGCTGATGGCGCTGCTGTCTTTCGTGATGTTCTATCCGACGACCACGCTTCGAGTGGTGTCATATTTCGACACCAACGGGTCGAGCGTGGGAGTGACAACGCACGCCGTCGACAATGTGCCGATCGGTCTGGCCTATACGGCTGGCATTGCGAGCCTCGTTGGTTACAACCTGACGTCAGGTATGGAAACGGCCTTCTCCTCGGTGAACACGGGCGGGTACTTCCAGTTCGGAGCGGACGGATTCGTCAAGCCGCTCAAGGTCATCCTCTCGCTGCGCAACACGTATGACTGCCAGGGCCACCAGACGAGTTGCCAGAACATGCTTTACCTAGCGCGCTACTGCAAGCAGGGGTTCGACAACTCACTGCTGCGGGACTTCCGCCAGGGGAGAGGCTTGGTGGGATTCCTCACAGCGAACCCGCGCGGCACGACTTTCTATGACGACGGGTCCGGCGGCACGCTGATGTCGTGTGACCAGGCATCGAACTTGATGGTCCGGGCAATGGCAGACTATGTCGATGAAGCTAGTGGTGGGGTCACGGAAGCTGCGAGATCCACGCCCGCGTCGCTGATGACGGAGTTCAATTCCACGGCCGGTTTCACTGATACGACGGCGAATCCCTACGGCTCGACGCCGTACTCGGTTCTCCAAGCGTTCGCGCGCGACGTGGCCGTGGCCACGCAGTCGAACGCCAACGAGTTCATGGTGACGGCGGTGTTCAGCCAGCCAATGCTCGCGGCGATCGCCGCCGAGAAGTCTCCGGAAGCCGCGGTCATGTACGAGACCATCATGCGGGAGGCCCGCGAGAAGGCGCGGATCGACATGGCCGGGGAGGGCTCCCAGTTCACGGGACTGTTGACCAGCAGTCTCAACCTCTTCATGTTCATCTGGATCTTGGTCACACCGGTCATCGCGCTCGTTGCCGCGGCCGCCGGCCTGTCGGCACTCAAGATCTACATAGGCTACCTGCTGCTCGGCTTCTGGACCCAAACTTGGATGCCGATGGCAGCCGGCATCTCCTTCTACGCCCAGACCTCGTTCTTCAACCTAGTGACGGACACCAAGAACAAGGGGTCATTGCTGTCGCCGCTCGGGATGGAGCAATTCTACGATCAAGCGTCGAACATGCTCGCGACCGCCGGCACCATGATGGCGGCGAGCCCATTGTTGAGCCTGGCAATCTTGAGCGGGTCGATGTTCGCGCTGACCGGATTGGCACAGCGTGCGACGGGTAGCGGTGGTCAGTATATCGACGAGAACAAGGCGGCTCCGTCCGTGGGGGCTGCCACCGGCGGCGATGCCGCGCTGGCAAGCCAGCAGACGACAACCGGGTACCCGACCGTCAGCGGTATGAGCATTCCGCAAATGATGAGCAGGTATGCGGCCGAGGGGGCGTCCGGCGGATACAGCACCGGCACATCAGCGATCATCGGTCCCGAGGGCGGCCACATGGCGGAGTTGTCGGCTTCGAATGTGGCCAACACCAACAGGGGCCTGGCAAACGAGCTCAGTACGACCATGTCCTCACGGCTGGCGGCGGCTACCCAGTCGGTCTCCGACGTGGCTCGGAGCTTTGGCCATGCGGCGGGTATGGCAGCGGTCAAGAGCCTCTCCGATCGATTCAGCCTTGATGAGGGGGCGCAGCGGCAAATGCGCGACGCGGTCGAGAGTTCGGTCCGAGAATCAACCGGGGAGAGCGGTCGATCGGCTGTGCAAGGCGCTGTGGAGTCAAATATTGCGCCGGGTGCAAACCGTAATCGTGCGGGGGGTGGATCGGCCTCGCCTGTCGCTGCTGGGGCCCGGGCGAGTACCAGAGTCGACGGCACTAAATCGGGAGAAGATTCTAAGGAGCAGCAGTCTAGTGTCTTGCAGAGCGAGATGGGCTCGCGCGAAGAAGGCGCGCAATTGTCCAGGGCTGGCGCGACTGAAGAGCAGGCTCGCTCGAGCGACGAGTACCGCGAGTCTCAGTCCTTTAAAGAAGCGCAGCAGCACACCCAGGATTACGCGCGCGCAAGGCAAGCCGTCGATCGGGCGACTGCTGCAGTGACGGCCGGTGACAGCGTCGGCATCGGATCGAAGATCGGCCTGGGCCAACTGGCCCAGGCCATGACGGGCCATGGCGCTGTGCCCGCGGCCAATTTCGAGGCTCAAGCTGGACCGGCGCTGCGAAGCGTTGCGTTGGCTGCAACCGGTGATCCAAGCAAGGCGGAAGCGCTCACCCAGCAGACCCTGTCAAAATTCAGGCCCGATGCGACCGGCGCGGCCTACGCGCGCCAGGTGGCGTCGATGGTGAACAGCCCCGATCCAACGACTCGGTCACTTGGGATTGCCATGGCCGCGATCGGCGCCCAAGTCGCAATGCCAGGTGTAGCCACCGAGGCGTTTCTCGGCGGGGCGCGCACGATGGCTGAAATGGGCAGAGTCGGGAAAGAACTCAGTGTCGACATGGGAAAAACTATGGGTGCTGCCCAGCAGGCTGCGCCCCTCCAACAAGCCGTCCCGGCCCAGATTGGCAGTATCGCGGATCGTGTCGACGCCGGCGGTGCTAGGGTGGCTGGTGCCGGTGCAGGCGTGGGGTCGACCGTAGACTCGCTTGGCGCGCAAGTGGAGGGGAGGAGAGGCGCTGCAACAGATGCGATCCGGACCGTCGGCGCGCCGGTTGGCGAAGCTGCGGCGCAGCGGCGCGGGGAGATCGAAGGCGGGATGGCGGAGATGAAGAAGGAGCGGCAGGTCGCGACCGCTGCGTCGGGCATGGCGGCGGCGGCTGCAGCGATCACGAGCCTCTTAGGTAGTTTGCCCCGTGGTGGTGGCACGGTATCGTCCGGTGGCGCGACGGGCTACAGGCGACCGATGGGTCCTGGCGAGGTGACCGACGTTATTCTGGACCCACAACTGCCGCATCACCCAACGCGCCTGCCGAACGAGTCCGGGTCCCGCCCTAGCTTGCCCCCACCAGGAAGCCCGGGCTCGAGCGGGCCGGCCGGCGGCAATGCTGGTGGACCCGGAGGGGCGCCAAGTGGCCCTGGCGGGACCGGCAACGGTCCGGGTGGACCTGGTGGGGGAGCGGGGGGGGCGGGTAGCAGTTCCGGTGGCCCTGGGGCTGGCCAAGGTGATGGCGGTGGCCAGGGAGGGTCCCGCTCGGGAAAAGGCGCCGGGGGGCGCGGCGGTAACCGCCGCGCCCCCCGTGCTGGTCAAGCCTTCTCGGCCGTTGCCGAAGGCGTCCAGCAGCAGTATGGGCTGGACGTCGGTGTCGCCGGGGAAGCTGCGCTCGGTGCCCTCGAGCGCTATATGTCGGGAGAGCGGGCGACACAGGCGCTCAAGCACGCCGGCAAGGATCTGGCCAAGCTCAATCTGAAATCCGCCGCGGTGTCCGCAGTCGCTGACGGCATTCGCGAACGGCTGATGCCGCTCCTTCGCGAGCGATTCGGCGATCAGGCGGCTCGGATGGTCGATGACGTGACCGTCTCGGTGCTGGCGGGTGCCACCACCGGCGGTGTGTACGGGGCGATGGCTGGCGCGCTCGTGGGGGTCGCAGTAGCAGGGCGCCACGTGTTCCCGGAGGAGTATGCGCGGATGGAGAATGCGCTGGGGAAAGAGAACCTCGAGAAGATGGCCGGGATCGGACGTTTTCTGGGGGCGGAGTACGCGCCGACAGCGGCCGGCGCGAGTGCTGCCGGCCAAGGCGCGCACACCGCGGCCAGCCGGACTCGACCAGAGGCCCCCCTCACGCGAGAGCAGCTCGACCAGGCTGGCGTCGCGCGTCTCACCAAAGCCGATGCCTCGGTGAATCCACGGACCGGCGAGCGGTACGTCAGGCTATCGCCAGGGCAGTTGCGGGCAAGCACCGGGGAGGCGCGGGGCCTTGCCCAGCGGGGTATGGCTGCGTTGCAGGCCAACCAGCTGGAGGGTGCAGGTCTACTGGGGCTAGCCGGGATCCGCGGGGGAGAGGCGGACAAGGTCGGCTTCGAACGGGCGGCGCGTTACTTGCCTCACATCACAGCACTCGAGCAGGAGTTTCGCTTGCCGAAAGCCTCGCTGGCGGCGCTGGTGCACCAGGAATCCAAGTTCAACGAGAACGCTCGCTCGCGGCGTGGCGCGTCGGGGCTTGGCCAGATCATGCCCGGTACCGCGCCAGAGATTGCAGCTGCGCTCGGCACCACCGCAGAGAAGGTGCTCACCGACCCCGAGACCAACTTGCGTGGCTCAGCGTGGTATTTGCGACGGATGCTCGACCAGGCCGGCGGCGATCTGCCGCGCGCCTTCGCTAACTACAACTGGGGGCAGGGCAATGTCGCGGAATACTACGCGAAAGCCTCTGGTGGCCAGGCGGCCGCGATGCCCTATGAGACTTACGAATACGTTCACCGCCTGACCGCGCTGCGGGAAGTCTACGGTGCCCGTAACTGA